A window of the Candidatus Nezhaarchaeota archaeon genome harbors these coding sequences:
- a CDS encoding TRAM domain-containing protein, whose product MYDRRARKPVAVGGEYNVEITEVSRRGDGIARVQGFVVFVPGVKPGQRVKVRVVKMGNRYAVAEVVS is encoded by the coding sequence GTGTATGATAGGAGGGCGAGGAAGCCAGTAGCTGTGGGTGGAGAGTATAATGTAGAGATCACTGAGGTAAGTAGGCGTGGCGATGGCATAGCGAGAGTGCAAGGCTTCGTAGTCTTCGTCCCAGGCGTTAAGCCAGGGCAGCGCGTAAAGGTTCGAGTCGTTAAGATGGGTAATAGGTACGCTGTAGCTGAAGTAGTAAGCTAG